The following proteins are encoded in a genomic region of Streptomyces sp. NBC_01723:
- a CDS encoding serine/threonine-protein kinase, with protein MHTIGQGTVLGDRYALDRPLGRGSMGQVWQGRDLHLGRPVAVKTVAAELLAEAEDRERARRRFVREAKAAAALDSDNIATVHDAAVTGDTHWLVMQLVDGATLGTVIDEAEEERLDVASAAAVAAQICSGLAAAHAAGLVHRDLKPENVMIRRDGVVKILDFGLVKLMADEGPRLTATGEQPGNLRYASPELLSGDAALDGRSDLYSVGCLLHHMLAGTPPFPAERPLAVLRGHLHDAPPSLATAGVPVPDALQELALALMAKGRENRPSSAAEVYGALGPWLPAARPGPGTLRGFGTEDPRRPFVLPQGPYPV; from the coding sequence GTGCACACCATCGGCCAGGGCACCGTGCTCGGCGACCGCTACGCACTTGACCGTCCTCTTGGACGCGGCAGCATGGGGCAGGTCTGGCAGGGACGCGACCTGCACTTGGGGCGTCCTGTCGCCGTCAAGACAGTCGCCGCGGAACTCCTCGCCGAGGCGGAGGACCGCGAGCGGGCGCGGCGCCGCTTCGTACGGGAGGCGAAGGCCGCGGCGGCGCTCGACAGCGACAACATCGCCACCGTCCACGACGCGGCCGTCACCGGTGACACCCACTGGCTCGTGATGCAGCTCGTCGATGGGGCGACGCTCGGTACAGTCATCGACGAGGCCGAGGAGGAACGGCTCGACGTGGCGTCCGCAGCGGCCGTCGCCGCCCAGATCTGCTCCGGCCTCGCCGCCGCGCACGCCGCAGGTCTCGTCCACCGGGACCTGAAGCCCGAGAACGTCATGATCCGTCGCGACGGCGTGGTGAAGATCCTGGACTTCGGCCTGGTGAAACTGATGGCGGACGAGGGCCCGAGACTGACCGCCACCGGTGAGCAGCCCGGCAACCTCCGCTACGCGTCGCCCGAACTGCTGTCGGGCGACGCGGCGCTCGACGGGCGCAGCGACCTGTACAGCGTCGGCTGCCTGCTGCACCACATGCTCGCCGGAACCCCGCCCTTCCCCGCGGAGCGGCCGTTGGCCGTCCTGCGCGGGCATCTGCACGACGCGCCGCCCAGCCTCGCCACGGCGGGCGTCCCCGTACCGGACGCGCTCCAGGAACTGGCCCTCGCCCTGATGGCTAAGGGCCGCGAAAATCGGCCCTCCTCGGCCGCCGAGGTGTACGGCGCGCTCGGACCGTGGCTGCCCGCCGCCCGCCCCGGCCCCGGCACCCTGCGCGGCTTCGGTACCGAGGACCCGCGCCGACCGTTCGTGCTCCCGCAGGGCCCGTACCCGGTGTGA
- a CDS encoding GmrSD restriction endonuclease domain-containing protein, which translates to MHAQETTFKELVQGEKQFQVPLYQRTYSWQQDELQQLWDDVLELVEEHLEGRTPATHFLGSVVLAPGRITAGGMQRWLVVDGQQRLTTLMLALTALRDRYRERGAERDADRIHDLVLVNRYRNGDDHYRLLPTQADREAFTACVENTPKAGGPGNVGAAYRFFVAVLTEGEENGGEAWTGAVETVLSSLVSIVEITAAEGDNVYRIFESINNTGVGLRQSDLLRNYLFMCLQTRGESVYRNHWLPMQELLGPDNLELLVWLDLVVAGNSRAKQSEIYRDQKKRLEPLSTDEAALVAEIASLARRAERLMRILEPRREPDPELREVLERLFRWGGQTHYPLALQLLDRVDDGRATPQQAARALAYAESYMVRRLLAGLSTTGSNRVFMEMPKELEKDDDPADAVRRFLSRNRTGARVWPGDEALREAVRTRPFYKAGRSNQRFQVLRRLEESYDGSEPVDYAKASLTVEHVLPQSPAQQWYDLLAEDAEDGQSPDELHALLVHTLGNLTLSADNARLSNHPFRRKQEILDASALRMNQRIAAEERWARKEILARADELADKAVRLWPGPAEGVVQAEDEWAGWKELRAALLAMPAGTWTTYGDVAALIGTHAVPVGQHLATRVGLHGAYRVLTADGRVSAGFRWPDGKESGDARTRLEAEGVRFDDAGRARRSHRLTTADLATLLGRDTADESVPSAQAEVEQQTKADRFEAQLRDNQTEETVQGVLGALRYWEQQGGHLAYGRADETSCFPMVRFGDTRDTARALWPLGIYPVAGTVEVVFQYLKRRPPFDDEPMRRELMIRLNGIEGIDLAEAKLDLRPSFALEVFSGHSEEICVVLEWFAQTAALAEARRMMDDGPDTL; encoded by the coding sequence GTGCACGCTCAGGAGACCACGTTCAAGGAGCTCGTCCAAGGCGAGAAGCAGTTCCAGGTGCCGCTTTACCAGCGCACATACAGCTGGCAGCAGGACGAGCTGCAGCAGCTCTGGGACGACGTGCTGGAGCTGGTCGAGGAGCACCTGGAGGGCAGGACGCCCGCGACCCACTTCCTCGGCTCCGTGGTGCTCGCCCCGGGAAGGATCACCGCGGGAGGTATGCAGCGCTGGCTCGTCGTCGACGGGCAGCAGCGGCTCACCACCCTCATGCTGGCCCTCACCGCGCTGCGTGACCGCTACCGGGAGCGCGGCGCCGAGCGGGACGCCGACCGCATTCACGACCTCGTGCTCGTCAACAGGTACCGCAACGGCGACGACCACTACCGTCTCCTGCCGACACAGGCGGACCGCGAGGCCTTCACCGCGTGCGTCGAGAACACCCCCAAGGCCGGTGGCCCCGGCAATGTGGGCGCCGCCTACCGCTTCTTCGTGGCCGTCCTCACGGAGGGCGAGGAGAACGGCGGCGAAGCGTGGACGGGCGCGGTGGAAACCGTCCTGAGCAGTCTGGTGTCCATCGTCGAGATCACCGCGGCCGAAGGCGACAACGTCTACCGCATCTTCGAGTCCATCAACAACACCGGTGTCGGTCTCCGCCAGAGCGACCTGCTGCGCAACTACCTCTTCATGTGCTTGCAGACCCGTGGCGAGTCGGTCTACCGCAACCACTGGCTGCCTATGCAGGAGCTCCTCGGTCCCGACAACCTCGAACTGCTCGTCTGGCTTGATCTGGTTGTGGCTGGCAACAGCCGGGCCAAGCAGAGCGAGATCTACCGCGACCAGAAGAAGCGCCTGGAGCCACTGAGCACCGACGAGGCGGCACTGGTGGCCGAGATCGCCTCCCTCGCCCGGCGGGCCGAACGGTTGATGCGCATCCTGGAGCCTCGGCGGGAGCCGGACCCGGAACTGCGAGAGGTCCTGGAGAGGCTGTTCCGTTGGGGCGGTCAGACCCACTACCCGCTGGCGCTCCAGCTGCTCGACCGTGTCGACGACGGCCGGGCCACGCCCCAGCAGGCCGCCCGAGCGCTGGCCTACGCCGAGAGTTACATGGTGCGCCGCCTCTTGGCGGGCCTGTCCACCACGGGCAGCAACCGGGTCTTCATGGAGATGCCCAAGGAACTGGAGAAGGACGACGACCCGGCGGACGCCGTACGCCGTTTCCTGTCCCGGAACAGGACGGGGGCACGAGTCTGGCCCGGCGACGAAGCGCTGCGCGAGGCTGTCCGCACCCGCCCCTTCTACAAGGCGGGCCGCAGCAACCAGCGGTTCCAGGTGCTGCGCCGACTGGAGGAGAGCTATGACGGTAGTGAGCCCGTGGACTACGCCAAGGCATCCCTCACCGTCGAGCACGTGCTGCCGCAGAGCCCGGCCCAGCAATGGTACGACCTTCTCGCCGAGGACGCCGAGGACGGCCAGAGCCCGGACGAACTCCACGCCCTGCTCGTCCACACCCTGGGCAACCTCACCCTCTCCGCGGACAACGCGCGCCTGTCGAACCACCCCTTCCGCCGCAAGCAGGAAATCCTCGACGCCAGCGCCTTGCGCATGAACCAGCGGATCGCCGCCGAGGAACGGTGGGCGAGGAAGGAGATTCTCGCCCGCGCCGACGAACTGGCGGACAAAGCCGTGAGGTTGTGGCCCGGCCCCGCCGAGGGAGTCGTCCAAGCAGAGGACGAGTGGGCTGGCTGGAAGGAACTCCGGGCTGCGCTCCTTGCCATGCCGGCCGGCACGTGGACGACGTACGGCGATGTGGCGGCACTGATCGGCACCCATGCCGTCCCAGTGGGCCAGCACCTGGCGACCAGGGTTGGTCTGCACGGCGCGTACCGCGTGCTGACGGCGGACGGCCGCGTCTCGGCGGGCTTCCGGTGGCCGGACGGCAAGGAGTCCGGCGACGCGCGAACCCGCCTGGAAGCGGAGGGAGTTCGCTTCGACGACGCGGGACGGGCCCGCCGGTCCCACCGGCTGACCACCGCCGACCTGGCTACCCTGCTCGGCAGGGACACCGCGGATGAGTCCGTGCCATCCGCGCAGGCCGAAGTCGAGCAGCAGACAAAGGCCGACCGGTTCGAAGCCCAACTCCGCGACAACCAGACCGAGGAGACCGTGCAGGGCGTCCTCGGCGCACTGCGTTATTGGGAGCAGCAGGGCGGCCACCTTGCCTACGGCCGAGCCGACGAGACCAGTTGCTTCCCAATGGTGCGGTTCGGCGACACGCGCGACACCGCCCGTGCGCTCTGGCCGCTGGGGATCTACCCAGTCGCGGGCACTGTCGAAGTGGTCTTCCAATACTTGAAGCGGCGGCCTCCGTTCGATGACGAGCCAATGCGCCGGGAGCTGATGATCCGGCTGAACGGCATCGAGGGCATCGACCTGGCGGAGGCCAAACTGGACCTGCGTCCATCCTTCGCCCTGGAGGTCTTCTCCGGGCACAGCGAGGAGATCTGCGTGGTGCTGGAATGGTTCGCGCAGACCGCCGCTCTGGCTGAGGCCCGCCGCATGATGGACGACGGTCCGGACACGCTCTGA
- a CDS encoding helix-turn-helix domain-containing protein, protein MSESSSPPDPRLLAIGLQIRRLREERGYSLEQLAERSGLSFRGLIYIEHGRRNLSVLTLLGIAAGLGVEPGRLVNHIGREPEKSISH, encoded by the coding sequence GTGTCTGAAAGCTCATCGCCGCCCGATCCGCGACTCCTGGCCATCGGTCTGCAAATTCGACGCCTCAGAGAAGAGCGCGGTTACAGCTTGGAGCAGCTTGCTGAACGCAGCGGATTGAGCTTTCGAGGCCTCATCTATATCGAGCACGGGAGGCGCAATCTCAGCGTGCTGACACTCCTCGGCATCGCAGCGGGGCTTGGTGTGGAACCAGGGCGGCTCGTCAACCATATTGGGCGAGAACCCGAAAAATCCATCTCGCACTGA
- a CDS encoding serine/threonine-protein kinase, producing the protein MTRRIRGHYELIDRLGRGGMGDVWSARDLRLDRPVAVKFLSAGGRGVDLDRMEQRFLREARLTARIRHASVPVVYDSGRLDGDDGDGLYLVMELVQGDTLSRLLKRNGPFPIHLAAEVAAQAADALAHAHRIGVVHRDLKPSNLMLTPNGTVKVLDFGIAAALEPDVGEPRLTRTQEVLGTPGFIAPEQADGGRATERSDLYALGCVLYEILAGRPPFTAGTAVTLLYRHAYEEPPRLGDLRGDIPAGFASLIMELLAKSPDDRPSTEEVRSAARPWLTRWPGRAVTGRTSATSGSTSAKPGSAAATGSGALRSASVSVSPPAGHSLSGPIPAPRPAPTADPAPAAAIPQEILDQAARGDHAAAAASLERMLHETGRPLGDSETVAARLTLCDLLVKSEEFTRAHGGYSALGDALRRSRPATDPDVLACRAGSATCLAELGHTTEALHEFESLLPVQRTVFGAADWRVFDTRFRIGSLVARMGRLREARDQLTALRQEQQRFFPADDERRARTDSLIARLEWMLTDSERGS; encoded by the coding sequence GTGACACGACGGATCAGAGGACACTACGAGCTGATCGACCGCCTGGGCCGCGGTGGCATGGGCGACGTGTGGTCGGCCCGGGACCTGCGGCTTGACCGGCCCGTCGCAGTCAAGTTCCTGTCGGCGGGCGGCCGCGGTGTCGACCTCGACCGCATGGAACAGCGCTTCCTGCGCGAGGCCCGCCTCACCGCCCGGATCCGCCACGCGAGCGTGCCGGTCGTGTACGACTCGGGTCGGCTCGACGGAGACGACGGCGACGGACTGTACCTCGTCATGGAACTCGTGCAGGGCGATACCCTCTCCCGGCTCCTCAAGCGCAACGGCCCTTTCCCGATCCACCTCGCCGCCGAGGTTGCCGCACAAGCGGCCGACGCCCTGGCCCACGCCCACCGCATCGGCGTCGTCCACCGTGACCTGAAGCCGTCCAACCTGATGCTCACGCCGAACGGCACGGTGAAGGTGCTCGACTTCGGCATCGCGGCGGCCCTGGAGCCGGACGTCGGCGAACCCCGGCTCACCCGCACCCAGGAAGTGCTGGGCACACCCGGGTTCATCGCACCGGAACAGGCGGACGGCGGGCGGGCGACGGAGCGGAGCGACCTGTACGCCCTGGGCTGTGTGTTGTACGAGATCCTGGCGGGCCGACCGCCCTTCACCGCGGGGACGGCCGTAACACTCCTCTACCGGCACGCGTACGAGGAACCGCCCCGGCTCGGCGATCTGCGCGGTGACATACCCGCGGGCTTCGCCTCCCTCATCATGGAACTGCTGGCAAAGTCCCCCGACGACCGCCCCTCGACGGAAGAGGTCCGCAGCGCGGCACGCCCATGGCTCACCCGGTGGCCCGGCCGGGCTGTCACCGGGAGAACGTCCGCCACCTCCGGGAGCACGTCTGCCAAGCCGGGCAGCGCGGCAGCCACCGGCTCCGGTGCCCTGCGGTCCGCTTCCGTGTCCGTATCACCCCCGGCCGGCCACTCCCTTTCCGGGCCGATCCCTGCCCCGCGCCCCGCGCCTACCGCAGACCCCGCCCCGGCCGCCGCCATACCTCAAGAGATCCTCGACCAGGCCGCCCGGGGCGACCACGCGGCGGCTGCCGCCTCGCTGGAGCGGATGCTGCACGAGACGGGCCGCCCGCTCGGCGACAGCGAGACCGTGGCGGCGCGGCTCACACTGTGCGACCTGCTGGTGAAGTCGGAAGAGTTCACCCGCGCCCACGGCGGCTACTCCGCACTCGGCGACGCGCTCCGCCGCAGCCGCCCGGCCACCGACCCGGATGTACTGGCCTGCCGGGCCGGCTCGGCCACATGTCTGGCCGAGCTGGGGCACACGACCGAGGCGCTGCACGAGTTCGAGAGTCTCCTGCCCGTGCAGCGGACCGTCTTCGGCGCCGCCGATTGGCGCGTGTTCGACACCAGGTTCCGGATCGGCTCGCTCGTTGCCCGGATGGGACGGCTGCGCGAGGCGCGTGACCAGCTCACCGCTCTGCGGCAGGAGCAGCAGCGGTTTTTCCCGGCTGACGACGAACGCCGCGCGCGGACAGATAGCCTGATCGCCCGATTGGAGTGGATGCTGACGGATTCCGAAAGAGGTTCGTGA
- the drmD gene encoding DISARM system SNF2-like helicase DrmD — translation MTQTAHRERGAAAPQERLPGDGELVEVRGQSWVVSRVEPAPPSDGRAATLVHLQSVADGRFGDTLSVIWEVEPGRRVLDRGSLPDASTGQYDPPSRLAAFLDAVRWSAVASADVKTLQAPFRSGVAVEPYQLEPVSRAVGAPRVNLLLADDVGLGKTIEAGLVVQELLLRGRAHRVMVICPAGLTLKWRDELAEKFGLDFTIVDAERCARLRRTHGTAANPFRVHPLTIVSLPWLRGTKAQRLLDEVVPTRQETREDGTDRRFFDLLVLDEAHHVAPAAPKQVYAVDSQQTKLIRRLVPHFEHRLFLSATPHNGYPESYTALLELIDNQKFARGVDPDEQARKETVVRRLKSTITNPDGSPRFRTRRTRELPVEYTDTEREIHGVLSSFSDLRRKRMTPKARGGRRAADLVTLLLKKRLFSSPAAFLHTVQVYLSHLDDTRTRSRSAAAEVPDWLEDFSDLVAELDDLGLAEAEDDALTRSTSLTPQEDGEELALLQQMERWALTHEAAADSKADALIRELKAICRPDGQFWTNERVVIFTEYRDTQKWLLNLLQQQELTDGGRVAVLHGGLSTDDREDIRLGFQAHPATDEGKVRILLATDAASEGIDLQNHCHRLFNYDIPFNPNKLEQRIGRIDRWGQKTDPEITHFIGAGWENAAAGSYEADLEFLSRIARKIARTEADLGSVNAVIADAVQRRMTGDTTPVDIDNAKPKQIAGRRTGGTVAAEQNVTAQAKRLAEQYQETVDALGLTPANIKRVVDTALTLDHQQPLTPHYNEDMKGLWTVPPLSGTWERATRGLAHKLRPAEQRPVTFTPQVAALGRDDVVLAHLKHPLVALSTRLLTAAVWNADTVGLHRVTAVVTDDPAVETALVSAYARYVLVGNDGTRLHEEILYAGGWFGDTGRFRRWESVRTQGAVLARALADGAEAAPDLRHAFTDAWSRLEKPLHDSLTARARERGTSLESALAARRTEEENRIRATLDRFEATLRAKLKEEGDDDNEQIALFGTREVTTAEQRQYREDRDRWQARIEGLTAERERELAAIAARYYEPRSHLFPVAVVVVIPAKEASR, via the coding sequence ATGACGCAGACGGCTCACCGGGAGCGAGGTGCGGCGGCTCCTCAGGAGCGACTACCCGGGGACGGTGAGCTCGTCGAAGTACGGGGTCAGAGCTGGGTCGTCAGCAGGGTGGAACCCGCCCCGCCCTCCGACGGCCGCGCCGCCACCCTCGTCCACCTCCAGTCCGTCGCCGACGGCCGCTTCGGGGACACCCTCTCCGTTATCTGGGAAGTCGAGCCCGGCCGCCGTGTCCTCGACCGCGGCTCCCTGCCCGACGCGTCGACCGGACAGTACGACCCGCCGTCCCGTCTCGCCGCGTTCCTCGACGCCGTCCGCTGGTCGGCCGTCGCCTCCGCCGACGTCAAGACCCTCCAGGCGCCGTTCCGCTCCGGCGTCGCCGTCGAGCCCTACCAGCTCGAACCCGTCTCCCGCGCGGTCGGCGCCCCCCGTGTCAACCTGCTCCTCGCCGATGACGTCGGCCTCGGCAAGACCATCGAGGCTGGCCTCGTCGTCCAGGAGCTGCTGCTGCGAGGGCGTGCCCACCGCGTCATGGTGATCTGTCCGGCGGGCCTCACCCTGAAGTGGCGCGACGAACTCGCAGAGAAGTTCGGCCTGGACTTCACGATCGTCGACGCCGAGCGCTGCGCCCGGCTGCGCCGCACCCACGGCACCGCCGCCAACCCGTTCCGCGTCCACCCGCTCACCATCGTGTCCCTGCCCTGGCTGCGCGGCACCAAGGCGCAGCGCCTCCTCGACGAGGTCGTCCCGACCCGCCAGGAGACGAGGGAGGACGGAACCGACCGCCGCTTCTTCGACCTGCTAGTCCTCGACGAGGCCCACCACGTGGCACCCGCCGCGCCCAAGCAGGTGTACGCCGTCGACTCCCAGCAGACCAAGCTGATCCGGCGGCTCGTCCCGCACTTCGAGCACCGCCTCTTCCTCTCCGCCACCCCGCACAACGGCTACCCCGAGTCGTACACCGCGCTGCTGGAGCTCATCGACAATCAGAAGTTCGCCCGTGGTGTCGACCCCGACGAGCAGGCCCGCAAGGAGACCGTCGTCCGACGCCTGAAGTCCACCATCACCAACCCCGACGGCTCCCCCCGTTTCCGCACCCGCCGCACCCGCGAACTCCCCGTCGAGTACACCGACACCGAACGCGAGATCCACGGCGTGCTCAGCAGCTTCTCCGACCTTCGCCGCAAGCGGATGACCCCAAAGGCCCGCGGCGGCCGCCGCGCCGCCGACCTGGTCACTCTCCTGCTGAAGAAGCGGCTGTTCTCCTCCCCGGCCGCCTTCCTGCACACCGTCCAGGTCTACCTCTCCCACCTCGACGACACCCGGACCCGTTCCCGCTCGGCCGCTGCCGAAGTCCCCGATTGGCTGGAGGACTTTTCCGACCTCGTCGCCGAACTCGACGACCTGGGCCTGGCGGAGGCAGAGGACGACGCCCTCACGCGCTCAACCAGCCTCACCCCGCAGGAGGACGGCGAGGAACTCGCCCTTCTCCAGCAGATGGAGCGCTGGGCACTGACCCACGAGGCCGCCGCCGACTCCAAGGCCGACGCGCTCATCCGCGAGCTGAAGGCCATCTGCCGCCCCGATGGCCAGTTCTGGACCAACGAACGCGTCGTGATCTTCACCGAGTACCGCGACACCCAGAAATGGCTGCTCAACCTGCTCCAGCAGCAGGAACTCACCGACGGCGGCCGCGTCGCCGTCCTCCACGGCGGACTCAGCACAGACGACCGTGAGGACATCCGCCTCGGCTTCCAGGCTCATCCCGCCACCGACGAGGGCAAGGTCCGCATCCTGCTGGCCACCGACGCCGCCAGCGAGGGCATCGACCTCCAGAACCACTGCCACCGCCTGTTCAACTACGACATCCCCTTCAACCCCAACAAGCTCGAACAGCGCATCGGCCGCATCGACCGCTGGGGCCAGAAGACCGACCCGGAGATCACTCACTTCATCGGCGCCGGCTGGGAGAACGCCGCCGCCGGATCCTACGAGGCCGACCTGGAGTTCCTCTCCCGCATCGCCCGCAAGATCGCCCGCACTGAAGCCGACCTGGGCTCCGTCAACGCCGTCATCGCCGACGCCGTACAGCGCCGTATGACCGGCGACACCACCCCCGTCGACATCGACAACGCCAAGCCCAAGCAGATCGCCGGTCGCCGCACTGGCGGCACCGTCGCCGCCGAGCAGAACGTCACTGCGCAGGCCAAGCGCCTCGCCGAGCAGTACCAGGAGACCGTGGACGCCCTTGGCCTCACCCCAGCCAACATCAAACGGGTCGTCGACACCGCCCTCACCCTGGACCACCAGCAGCCCCTGACTCCGCACTACAACGAGGACATGAAAGGCCTCTGGACCGTCCCGCCGCTCTCCGGCACCTGGGAACGGGCCACCCGCGGCCTCGCCCACAAACTTCGCCCAGCCGAGCAGCGCCCCGTCACATTCACCCCGCAGGTCGCTGCCCTCGGCCGCGACGACGTGGTGCTCGCCCACCTCAAGCACCCGCTGGTCGCCCTCTCCACCCGCCTGCTCACGGCCGCCGTGTGGAACGCCGACACCGTCGGTCTGCACCGCGTGACCGCCGTCGTTACCGACGACCCCGCCGTCGAGACGGCCCTCGTCTCCGCCTACGCCCGTTACGTCCTCGTCGGCAACGATGGCACCCGCCTTCACGAGGAGATCCTTTACGCGGGCGGCTGGTTCGGCGACACCGGCCGCTTCCGCCGCTGGGAGTCCGTACGCACCCAGGGCGCAGTCCTCGCCCGCGCGCTCGCCGACGGCGCCGAGGCCGCCCCCGACCTGCGGCACGCCTTCACCGACGCCTGGTCCCGGCTGGAGAAGCCCCTCCACGACTCCCTCACCGCCCGCGCCCGTGAACGCGGCACCTCCCTCGAATCGGCGCTGGCCGCCCGCCGCACCGAGGAGGAGAACCGCATCCGGGCCACCCTGGACCGCTTCGAGGCCACCCTGCGCGCCAAGCTCAAGGAGGAGGGCGACGACGACAACGAGCAGATCGCTCTCTTCGGCACCCGCGAGGTCACCACCGCCGAACAGCGCCAGTACCGCGAGGACCGGGACCGCTGGCAGGCTCGCATCGAAGGCCTCACCGCCGAACGCGAGCGCGAACTCGCCGCCATCGCGGCCCGCTACTACGAGCCGCGCTCCCACCTCTTCCCCGTCGCCGTCGTCGTCGTGATCCCCGCAAAGGAAGCCAGCCGATGA
- a CDS encoding UvrD-helicase domain-containing protein: MATLGMHRDFLMEFATLEKSVQKRVFEVFEKFAAAKHAGLHLEKLTHQKDPRLRTIRITDFWRGVVLKAESGDSYLLLRVLPHDKANDWAAKHRASVNEATQGIEIRNDVALERATAGLRALAADEPSRLFPAAEYPDKVLRSLGVDEEILPIIRLVPDEAHLEALHKVLPEQQYDVLLGLATGMKPEEIDRELVQAYARTAVRSARASEGDELGTAMGRSRGRIALVSGANELLEILQRPFDAWRVFLHPSQYRVAYQESYAGSARVTGGPGTGKTVVALHRAYHLARGLPADAPDGCVLLTTYTKDLAAELQRCMELLITEDAVRAKIRVVNVDALANEIVRADRGGAPLKLVFDQKEITARWARIARRLNLDFTDVFLDQEWRHVVVAHAVATPEEYLKVLRTGRGSGLGPLKRLQVWRAVSAFEEQLRQAGEWTFLQVCAEAARVLDGSGKRPFRHVVVDEAQDLHPAQWRFLRALVGSGADDLFLAGDTHQRIYGNRVSLRSLGVEVVGRSYRLRVNYRTTQEILAWSTALLTGEKPDDMDEGKETLAGYRSTMHGERPETAGHASKPEEMAALVAQVEKWAASGVDTEHIGIAVRFIQFGRDIAKALERAGIPSFVLGAGRSGAGVRIGTMHRMKGLEFRCVAVAGVMDGTVPMKSAVTPVDVDAQQHQEDVNSELSVLFVACTRAREALRVSWHGTPSPFLAPVISGPRP; the protein is encoded by the coding sequence ATGGCGACGCTGGGCATGCACCGGGACTTTCTGATGGAGTTCGCCACGCTGGAGAAATCCGTCCAGAAACGCGTCTTCGAGGTGTTCGAGAAGTTCGCGGCAGCCAAGCACGCGGGACTGCACCTGGAGAAGCTCACGCACCAGAAGGATCCGCGGCTGCGGACCATCCGGATCACCGACTTCTGGCGCGGCGTCGTCCTCAAGGCGGAGTCCGGCGACAGCTATCTGCTGTTGAGGGTGCTCCCGCACGACAAGGCCAACGACTGGGCGGCGAAGCACCGGGCGTCGGTGAACGAGGCCACCCAGGGCATCGAGATACGCAACGATGTGGCCCTGGAGCGGGCCACGGCTGGGCTGCGTGCGTTGGCCGCCGACGAGCCGTCCCGTCTGTTCCCCGCCGCGGAGTATCCGGACAAGGTGCTGCGCAGCCTCGGGGTCGACGAGGAGATCCTGCCGATCATCCGGCTGGTCCCCGACGAGGCCCACCTGGAGGCACTGCACAAGGTGCTTCCCGAGCAGCAGTACGACGTGCTGCTCGGGCTCGCGACCGGTATGAAGCCCGAGGAGATCGACCGCGAGCTCGTGCAGGCGTACGCCCGGACAGCCGTGCGGAGCGCCCGGGCCTCCGAGGGCGACGAGCTGGGCACCGCGATGGGCCGCTCACGCGGCCGTATCGCCCTCGTCTCCGGAGCCAATGAACTGCTGGAGATCCTTCAGCGCCCCTTCGACGCCTGGCGGGTCTTTCTGCATCCGAGCCAGTACCGGGTGGCCTACCAGGAGAGTTACGCCGGCTCGGCGCGGGTCACCGGCGGGCCGGGTACGGGCAAGACCGTCGTGGCGCTGCACCGGGCGTACCACCTCGCGCGGGGCCTGCCCGCCGACGCGCCCGACGGCTGTGTACTGCTGACGACCTACACGAAGGACCTGGCCGCCGAACTGCAGCGCTGCATGGAGCTGCTGATCACGGAGGACGCTGTCCGCGCGAAGATCCGGGTGGTGAACGTCGACGCCCTGGCCAACGAGATCGTACGGGCGGACCGCGGCGGCGCACCGCTGAAACTGGTCTTCGACCAGAAGGAGATCACCGCTCGGTGGGCGCGGATCGCGCGACGCTTGAACCTCGACTTCACGGACGTCTTCCTCGACCAGGAGTGGCGGCACGTCGTCGTCGCGCATGCCGTCGCCACTCCCGAGGAATACCTCAAAGTGTTGCGGACAGGCCGTGGGAGCGGGCTCGGGCCGCTGAAACGCCTTCAGGTGTGGCGTGCGGTCTCCGCTTTCGAGGAGCAGCTGCGCCAGGCCGGGGAATGGACGTTCCTGCAGGTGTGCGCCGAGGCCGCACGTGTCCTGGACGGGAGCGGCAAGCGGCCCTTCCGGCATGTCGTCGTCGACGAGGCACAGGACCTGCACCCCGCCCAGTGGCGGTTCCTGCGGGCCCTCGTCGGCTCCGGCGCCGACGACCTGTTCCTCGCCGGGGACACCCACCAGCGTATCTACGGCAACCGGGTCTCGCTTCGCTCGCTCGGCGTCGAGGTCGTCGGACGCTCGTACCGGCTGCGGGTCAACTACCGCACCACGCAGGAGATCCTCGCCTGGTCCACCGCGCTGCTGACCGGAGAGAAGCCCGACGACATGGACGAGGGGAAGGAGACCCTGGCTGGCTATCGCTCCACGATGCACGGCGAACGGCCCGAGACCGCGGGACACGCCTCGAAGCCCGAGGAGATGGCGGCGCTGGTGGCCCAGGTGGAGAAGTGGGCCGCCTCGGGCGTGGATACGGAACACATCGGCATCGCGGTGCGGTTCATCCAGTTCGGGCGGGACATCGCCAAGGCCCTGGAACGCGCCGGGATCCCTTCTTTCGTCCTGGGGGCCGGGCGCAGTGGTGCGGGGGTGCGGATAGGGACCATGCACCGGATGAAGGGGCTGGAGTTCCGCTGCGTCGCCGTGGCCGGGGTGATGGACGGCACGGTTCCGATGAAGTCCGCCGTGACTCCGGTGGACGTCGACGCGCAGCAGCACCAGGAGGATGTGAATAGCGAGCTGAGCGTGCTGTTCGTGGCGTGCACGCGGGCGCGGGAGGCACTGCGTGTGTCCTGGCACGGGACGCCGAGTCCGTTCCTGGCACCAGTCATCAGCGGTCCGCGTCCGTAG